In a genomic window of Arthrobacter woluwensis:
- the fdhA gene encoding formaldehyde dehydrogenase, glutathione-independent — protein sequence MSGNRAVAYKAPGVVEVIDTEYPTFELKDGPGVNPLNVGRKVPHGAILRTVTTNICGSDQHMVRGRTTAPQDLVLGHEITGEVIEVGPDVEFLKVGDIVSVPFNISCGRCRNCKERKTGICLNVNPDRPGSAYGYVDMGGWVGGQAEYVLVPYADWNLLKFPDRDQALEKIMDLTMLSDIFPTGFHGAVTAGVGVGSTVYIAGAGPVGLAAAAGAQLLGAAVVIVGDMNEDRLAQARSFGCETVNVGAGDPRDQIEQLLGVPEVDCGVDAVGFEARGHGKDASHEAPATVLNSLMDLTAAGGALGIPGLYVTGDPGGIDEAAQRGSLSLSLGTGWAKSLSFTTGQCPVMKYNRQLMMAILHDKVQIAKAVNARAIPLEDAPRGYAEFDAGAATKYVLDPNGYVRN from the coding sequence ATGTCAGGAAACAGAGCAGTAGCCTACAAAGCGCCCGGAGTCGTGGAGGTCATCGACACCGAGTACCCGACGTTCGAATTGAAGGACGGGCCGGGGGTCAACCCGCTCAACGTGGGCCGCAAGGTCCCGCACGGTGCGATCCTGAGGACCGTCACCACCAACATCTGCGGCTCGGACCAGCACATGGTCCGCGGTCGCACCACGGCTCCCCAGGACCTGGTCCTGGGTCACGAGATCACGGGCGAGGTGATCGAGGTGGGGCCCGACGTCGAGTTCCTCAAGGTCGGCGACATCGTCTCGGTCCCCTTCAACATCTCCTGCGGCCGCTGCCGCAACTGCAAGGAGCGCAAGACCGGCATCTGTCTGAACGTGAACCCCGACCGCCCCGGCAGCGCCTACGGCTACGTGGACATGGGCGGCTGGGTCGGAGGCCAGGCCGAGTACGTCCTGGTCCCCTACGCGGACTGGAATCTGCTGAAGTTCCCGGACCGGGACCAGGCCCTGGAGAAGATCATGGATCTGACCATGCTCTCCGACATCTTCCCCACCGGTTTCCACGGCGCCGTGACGGCGGGCGTGGGTGTGGGGTCCACCGTCTACATCGCCGGCGCCGGCCCGGTGGGTCTCGCGGCGGCGGCCGGAGCGCAGCTGCTGGGCGCCGCCGTCGTGATCGTCGGCGACATGAATGAGGACCGCCTGGCACAGGCCCGCTCCTTCGGGTGCGAGACCGTGAACGTCGGCGCCGGTGATCCCCGCGACCAGATCGAACAGCTGCTCGGAGTGCCGGAGGTCGACTGCGGTGTCGACGCCGTGGGCTTCGAGGCCCGGGGGCACGGCAAGGACGCCTCGCACGAGGCCCCGGCGACCGTGCTCAACTCGCTCATGGACCTGACGGCCGCCGGCGGCGCGCTGGGCATCCCCGGACTCTATGTCACGGGCGATCCCGGCGGCATCGACGAGGCCGCGCAGCGGGGCTCCCTCTCGCTGTCACTCGGCACCGGCTGGGCGAAGTCGCTCTCCTTCACCACGGGTCAGTGCCCGGTCATGAAGTACAACCGCCAGCTCATGATGGCGATCCTCCACGACAAGGTGCAGATCGCCAAGGCGGTCAACGCCCGGGCGATCCCCCTGGAGGACGCTCCGCGCGGTTATGCCGAGTTCGACGCCGGCGCCGCCACCAAGTACGTGCTGGATCCGAACGGTTACGTGAGGAACTGA
- a CDS encoding TetR/AcrR family transcriptional regulator yields the protein MEPSTVNSRQQVDRQSRILDAVLELLSRHGISGVNMRAVAREAGVALGLVNYYYADKPSLIRAVLGRISESDLRLVAPDPDATPDEQLRTALRRVAAPEILTTQYLSLRLHLWALAQADEEFAAINAEAFDRYLDGLAELISKAKPTLTPAQCKDRAADVVVVQNGMWLTSLLGIDPSSIERSILRTEEIAFAD from the coding sequence GTGGAACCCAGCACAGTGAATTCCCGGCAGCAGGTGGACCGTCAGTCCCGCATTCTGGATGCGGTGCTGGAGCTGCTCTCGCGTCATGGCATCTCGGGGGTCAACATGCGAGCGGTGGCGAGGGAAGCCGGCGTCGCGCTCGGACTCGTGAACTACTACTACGCGGACAAGCCCAGTCTCATCCGCGCGGTGCTCGGCCGGATCAGCGAAAGCGATCTGCGGCTGGTCGCCCCGGATCCCGACGCGACCCCCGATGAGCAGCTGCGCACGGCGCTGCGTCGCGTCGCGGCGCCGGAGATCCTGACCACCCAGTACCTCTCCCTGCGTCTCCACCTCTGGGCCCTCGCCCAGGCCGATGAGGAGTTCGCCGCCATCAACGCCGAGGCGTTCGACCGGTATCTCGACGGGCTCGCCGAGCTGATCTCCAAGGCGAAGCCCACCCTCACGCCGGCGCAGTGCAAAGACCGGGCGGCCGACGTCGTCGTGGTGCAGAACGGCATGTGGCTCACGTCGCTGCTGGGCATCGATCCGTCGTCCATCGAGCGGAGCATCCTTCGCACGGAAGAGATCGCTTTCGCCGACTGA
- the betA gene encoding choline dehydrogenase, with protein sequence MSNSSYDYVIVGGGSAGSVLANRLSEGGTRSVLVLEAGRSDYPWDLFIQMPAALTFPSGNPFYDWRYESDPEPHMGGRRVAHARGKVLGGSSSINGMIFQRGNPLDYERWGADAGMETWDYAHCLPYFRRMETTLAADPDDEFRGHDGPLVLERGPATNPLFGAFFQAAQQAGFPLTDDVNGYRQEGFAPFDRNVHKGQRLSASRAYLRPNRGRPNLTVQTRAFVTKVNFSGDTATGVTYRHNGKTHTVNAGEVILSGGAINTPQLLQLSGVGDAQHLRNFGIKSVVNLPGVGENLQDHLEVYIQHACTQPVSMQPALDVWRMPFIGLQWLLGRKGPAATNHFEGGGFVRSNEDVAYPNLMFHFLPVAVRYDGQKAEAKHGYQVHIGPMYSDARGSLKIRSSDPTVHPSMIFNYLSTDQDRREWVEAVRISRDILGQSAMAPYNGGEISPGARVQTDQEILDWVAKDAETALHPSCTAKMGPASDPMAVVDPLTMRVHGTKGLRVVDASAMPYVTNGNIYAPVMMLAERAADLILGNEPLAAQHTEFYRHGISPLERDQSANGQSVKG encoded by the coding sequence ATGAGCAACAGCAGCTACGACTACGTGATCGTGGGCGGAGGAAGCGCCGGCTCCGTGCTGGCCAACCGCCTGAGCGAGGGCGGCACCCGCAGCGTGCTGGTCCTGGAAGCGGGCCGCAGTGACTACCCCTGGGACCTGTTCATCCAGATGCCCGCGGCCCTGACCTTCCCCAGCGGCAACCCGTTCTACGACTGGCGCTACGAATCGGACCCCGAACCGCACATGGGCGGTCGTCGCGTGGCCCACGCCCGCGGCAAGGTGCTCGGCGGCTCCAGTTCCATCAACGGCATGATCTTCCAGCGCGGCAATCCCCTGGACTACGAGCGCTGGGGCGCCGACGCCGGGATGGAGACCTGGGACTACGCCCACTGTCTGCCCTACTTCCGCCGCATGGAGACCACACTCGCCGCGGACCCGGACGACGAGTTCCGCGGCCATGACGGCCCCCTCGTCCTGGAACGCGGCCCGGCCACCAACCCCCTCTTCGGCGCGTTCTTCCAGGCCGCCCAGCAGGCCGGCTTCCCTCTCACCGACGATGTCAACGGCTACCGCCAGGAGGGCTTCGCCCCCTTCGACCGCAACGTCCACAAGGGCCAGCGCCTCTCCGCCTCCCGCGCCTATCTCCGTCCGAACCGCGGCCGCCCGAACCTGACCGTGCAGACCCGCGCGTTCGTCACCAAGGTCAACTTCAGCGGCGACACCGCCACGGGCGTCACCTACCGCCACAACGGCAAGACGCACACCGTCAACGCCGGCGAGGTGATCCTCTCCGGCGGCGCCATCAACACCCCGCAGCTGCTGCAGCTCTCCGGCGTGGGCGACGCGCAGCACCTCCGGAACTTCGGCATCAAGTCGGTGGTCAACCTCCCCGGCGTCGGCGAGAACCTGCAGGACCACCTCGAGGTCTACATCCAGCACGCCTGCACCCAGCCCGTCTCCATGCAGCCCGCGCTCGACGTGTGGCGCATGCCGTTCATCGGTCTGCAGTGGCTCCTCGGCCGGAAGGGTCCCGCCGCCACCAACCACTTCGAAGGCGGCGGCTTCGTCCGGTCCAACGAGGACGTGGCCTACCCCAACCTCATGTTCCACTTCCTGCCGGTGGCGGTGCGCTACGACGGTCAGAAGGCCGAGGCCAAGCACGGCTACCAGGTCCACATCGGCCCCATGTACTCCGATGCCCGTGGCAGCCTGAAGATCCGCTCCTCGGACCCGACCGTGCACCCGTCCATGATCTTCAACTATCTCTCCACGGACCAGGACCGCCGCGAATGGGTCGAAGCCGTCCGCATCTCGCGCGACATCCTCGGCCAGTCCGCCATGGCCCCCTACAACGGCGGGGAGATCTCCCCCGGCGCCCGCGTCCAGACGGACCAGGAGATCCTCGACTGGGTCGCCAAGGACGCCGAGACGGCCCTGCACCCGTCGTGCACCGCCAAGATGGGCCCGGCCTCGGACCCGATGGCGGTGGTGGATCCACTCACCATGCGCGTGCACGGCACCAAGGGTCTGCGCGTCGTGGACGCCTCCGCCATGCCGTACGTGACCAACGGCAACATCTACGCACCGGTCATGATGCTGGCCGAGCGGGCCGCGGACCTCATCCTGGGCAACGAGCCGCTCGCCGCGCAGCACACCGAGTTCTACCGCCACGGCATCTCCCCGCTTGAGCGGGACCAGTCCGCCAACGGCCAGTCAGTGAAGGGTTGA
- a CDS encoding aldehyde dehydrogenase family protein, translating to MTVTPTETKTIRGLYIDGCWQQAADDGTTTVRCPADGREVAVVVSATVEDAERAIAGARNAFDEGPWRRKTDIERGEVLLKIAGLLERDKAAYARAEALDTGKRLVEAEYDIDDIASCFRYYGKIAGLDAGRVIDTGLPNAISRVVYEPLGVCALIAPWNYPLLQAAWKVAPALVAGNSFVLKPSELTPSTSILLMETLAEAGVPAGVANLVTGSGSKVGPVLSSDPRVDLVSMTGSLATGQTIMASAAETVKRIAFELGGKNPNVVFADADWDAALDNALTAVFLHSGQVCSAGARLVVEESIADRFVAEIVERAQKIRMGGPFDADAETGPLISAKHRDQVHAYVQAGIAEGAELLCGGFIPDDGPLADGFFYPPTVLGNCRSGMSVLQEESFGPVLTVETFRTEAEAVAIANDTEYGLAGAVWTSDASKAQRVAGALRHGTIWINDYHPYVPQAEWGGFGKSGIGRELGRAGLNEYREAKHIWQNIQPAPSGWFGSSD from the coding sequence ATGACCGTGACACCCACCGAGACGAAGACCATCCGGGGCCTGTACATCGACGGGTGCTGGCAGCAGGCCGCCGACGACGGGACCACCACAGTGCGCTGTCCGGCGGACGGGCGGGAGGTCGCCGTCGTCGTGTCGGCCACCGTCGAGGACGCCGAGCGGGCGATCGCCGGCGCGCGCAACGCCTTCGACGAGGGCCCGTGGCGCCGGAAGACCGACATCGAGCGCGGCGAGGTCCTTCTGAAGATCGCGGGCCTGCTCGAACGCGACAAGGCCGCGTACGCGCGGGCCGAGGCCCTGGACACGGGCAAGCGCCTGGTCGAGGCCGAGTACGACATCGACGACATCGCCTCCTGCTTCCGGTACTACGGCAAGATCGCTGGCCTCGACGCCGGCCGCGTGATCGACACCGGACTGCCGAACGCCATCAGCCGCGTGGTGTATGAACCGCTCGGCGTCTGCGCCCTCATCGCGCCGTGGAACTACCCACTCCTCCAGGCCGCCTGGAAGGTGGCCCCGGCACTCGTGGCAGGCAACTCGTTCGTGCTCAAGCCCAGCGAGCTCACCCCCTCGACGTCCATCCTGCTCATGGAGACGCTGGCGGAGGCCGGGGTTCCGGCCGGCGTCGCGAACCTCGTCACAGGAAGCGGCTCCAAGGTCGGACCGGTGCTGAGCTCCGATCCCCGGGTGGATCTCGTCTCCATGACGGGAAGCCTGGCCACGGGCCAGACCATCATGGCGTCCGCGGCCGAGACCGTGAAGCGCATCGCCTTCGAACTCGGCGGGAAGAACCCGAACGTCGTGTTCGCCGACGCCGACTGGGACGCGGCGCTGGACAACGCCCTGACCGCGGTGTTCCTGCACTCCGGTCAGGTCTGCTCGGCCGGCGCCCGGCTCGTCGTGGAGGAGAGCATCGCGGACCGCTTCGTGGCCGAGATCGTGGAGCGCGCTCAGAAGATCCGGATGGGCGGCCCGTTCGACGCCGACGCCGAGACCGGCCCGCTCATCTCCGCGAAGCACCGTGACCAGGTCCACGCTTACGTCCAGGCGGGCATCGCCGAGGGGGCCGAGCTGCTCTGCGGCGGCTTCATCCCCGACGACGGCCCGCTCGCCGACGGCTTCTTCTACCCGCCCACCGTGCTCGGCAACTGCCGTTCCGGCATGAGCGTGCTGCAGGAGGAGTCCTTCGGCCCCGTGCTGACCGTCGAGACGTTCCGCACCGAGGCCGAGGCGGTGGCGATCGCCAACGACACCGAGTACGGCCTGGCGGGCGCGGTGTGGACCTCGGACGCGTCGAAGGCGCAGCGGGTCGCCGGCGCTCTGCGGCACGGGACCATCTGGATCAACGACTACCACCCCTACGTCCCCCAGGCCGAGTGGGGCGGGTTCGGCAAGTCGGGCATCGGGCGGGAACTCGGACGCGCCGGGCTCAACGAATACCGGGAGGCCAAGCACATCTGGCAGAACATCCAGCCTGCTCCCAGCGGCTGGTTCGGCTCCTCCGACTGA
- a CDS encoding APC family permease: protein MSESRTATGPGKAADSSGMDEFGYAQTLDRSIGKFASFAAGVSYISILTGVFQLFYFGFSTAGPAYAWSWPIVFVGQLMVALCFAELAGRYPVAGSVYNWAKRLSSGTPSWLAGWLLLISSIMALGSVALALQITLPQLWSGFQFIGDGSGPYDFAINGVVLATGMIVISTLINAFGVKLMTKINSIGVFVELIAAVLLVAALFWHVNNGPEVLLDTRGFGEGKPMGFFGVFLIAAMASGYVMYGFDTASSLGEETKDPKKTAPKAIIRAVTASFLLGGLLLFGGILAAPDLNDPKLGSPDGGLQHIVLSVLGGPFGKAFLVCIVVAVVVCTLAVHAAAIRMMFAMARDNNLPFSRQLSKVDPVRKTPKVAAIVIGVLAIIPLLVNITQPAIFTILSSISIVLIYLSYLLVTAPMLRRRFQKRWPLKDDGAEVGFSLGKWGLPVNILAVLWGGAMTLNLVWPRQEIYNSVPPFEWYFQWGGVMFVVGVIVIGTLLYRLKLRHQTGVLAEHAAVAEAPADPAAGATSVETDDLALQPCPVHHRHHRRTPALSGAGTARCPYEPQGN, encoded by the coding sequence ATGTCAGAATCACGCACCGCCACCGGCCCCGGTAAGGCCGCCGACAGCAGCGGAATGGATGAGTTCGGCTACGCCCAGACTCTCGACCGCAGCATCGGGAAATTCGCCAGTTTCGCCGCAGGAGTCAGCTACATCTCCATCCTGACCGGCGTCTTCCAGCTTTTCTATTTCGGTTTCTCCACCGCCGGACCGGCGTACGCCTGGTCCTGGCCCATCGTCTTCGTCGGCCAGCTCATGGTCGCACTCTGCTTCGCCGAACTCGCCGGCCGGTATCCGGTGGCCGGTTCGGTCTACAACTGGGCCAAGAGGCTCAGCAGCGGCACCCCGTCCTGGCTGGCCGGCTGGCTGCTCCTGATCTCGTCGATCATGGCGCTCGGGTCCGTCGCCCTGGCCCTGCAGATCACCCTGCCGCAGCTGTGGAGCGGCTTCCAGTTCATCGGCGATGGTTCCGGCCCCTACGACTTCGCGATCAACGGCGTGGTCCTGGCCACGGGCATGATCGTCATCTCCACGCTGATCAATGCGTTCGGAGTGAAGCTGATGACCAAGATCAACAGCATCGGCGTGTTCGTCGAGCTCATCGCCGCCGTCCTGCTGGTCGCCGCACTCTTCTGGCACGTGAACAACGGCCCCGAAGTCCTGCTGGACACCCGCGGTTTCGGCGAAGGCAAACCCATGGGTTTCTTCGGGGTGTTCCTCATCGCGGCGATGGCCTCGGGCTACGTCATGTACGGCTTCGACACCGCCTCGTCCCTGGGTGAGGAGACGAAGGATCCCAAGAAGACCGCCCCCAAGGCGATCATCCGTGCCGTCACGGCGTCCTTCCTGCTCGGCGGCCTGCTGCTGTTCGGCGGCATCCTCGCGGCTCCGGATCTGAACGATCCGAAGCTGGGGTCCCCCGACGGCGGGCTGCAGCACATCGTGCTGTCCGTCCTGGGCGGCCCCTTCGGGAAGGCGTTCCTGGTCTGCATCGTCGTCGCCGTCGTCGTGTGCACGCTCGCAGTCCACGCCGCCGCCATCCGCATGATGTTCGCCATGGCCCGCGACAACAACCTCCCGTTCAGCCGCCAGCTGAGCAAGGTGGATCCGGTGCGCAAGACCCCCAAGGTGGCCGCCATCGTCATCGGCGTGCTGGCGATCATCCCGCTGCTGGTGAACATCACCCAGCCGGCCATCTTCACGATCCTGTCCAGCATCAGCATCGTGCTGATCTACCTGTCGTATCTGCTGGTCACCGCGCCGATGCTCCGCCGTCGCTTCCAGAAACGCTGGCCGCTGAAGGACGACGGCGCCGAGGTCGGTTTCAGCCTCGGGAAATGGGGCCTTCCCGTGAACATCCTGGCGGTGCTGTGGGGCGGGGCCATGACGCTCAACCTTGTGTGGCCGCGTCAGGAGATCTACAACTCCGTCCCTCCGTTCGAGTGGTACTTCCAGTGGGGCGGGGTGATGTTCGTGGTCGGGGTGATCGTCATCGGCACCCTTCTGTACCGCCTGAAGCTCCGGCATCAGACAGGTGTTCTCGCCGAACATGCGGCGGTGGCGGAGGCGCCGGCGGATCCGGCCGCCGGGGCGACTTCCGTGGAAACGGACGACCTGGCGCTCCAGCCGTGCCCGGTGCATCAC